TTAATGTCTAGTGAAGGGACTTTTGGGCAAAAAGAATTAAGAACATGAAGTATAATAGCCTAATAAGTAACTTTAAATCATAGTGTGGAAAACTTCTAGTACTAAACCGTATATGAACCTAATGATTATATGACGAATGGATGATTTAAGCTATATACAGGTAAGAATCCATGCATATGATAGATAATCTTATTGGTGAGGCATACATATAAATCAAAAACATGAAAGTCTACATAGATCACCTTCTCTATTCTGGTATGCAACAATCTATGACAGTGTATGAATTGAGTAATCACATACCCGGGATATTGTTTTCTTGGCATAGAGTGATTGCGGTCAAGTCCATGACACCAAGGTCCTTCGAGATTACTTCTTGATAGGTAAGACTGTCAAGAAGGTTAGCATTAGGGTTGTTCTTAGGATCTTCTTCATAAACTCCATCCACATTAGTAGCTTTTAAGACTACCTCCGCATTAACTGCATCATCAAAGAAAAATGTTGAGTTACCTTTAGTAAAGAGACATTATGTTGATTTAGATATGATCCAATCCTCAATCAAACacatactccctccgtcccatctAAATTGTCCACCTATATagatttgataaaaagaaagggaaaaatgGCAAATTACTTTCTAACGCAACCAAGTTTTACCTTTTTACCAACTTACGCAACGAGGTTGTTCTTAACCATTTATAGTAAACATGGTCACATCACCAATTAATTAAATGGGAAAAAGAAGTAGGTAACAAGATGAAACATAGTTGCATAACTTGCATTAATTGGTGAAGAAATGATTACTATGTGGCATaaattggtaaaaataaaaacaaataacaaaaaaagggGACTTGGTTGCATCAAAAAGTCATTTTGGATATATGAAGTGGTTTTTTATCAAATGAGGGTCAAGTCTCTAAGATAagagaagggggggggggggggggggggggggggtgggtATCTAACTTTAGTTTACTGGTATATAAGCAGTTTTCTTGCCACTGATATGTGTACTTATCTAAAACCGATTATTTGACCTGTTGATAGTCATAACATAGAGCAGAAGAAGCATTCTCTGGCCATTGGAAGTTGATATATGAAACATTAAATTGctacaataaaaaataacaagttCAAAAAAGTAAAGCCACAAATCCCCGTAAATTACATGTATGAGTGAAACCCTGTAACTTTAATAAGATATACAAAGGGAACAGCAAGAACATAGGATAAAAATTGGCTTACTCTCTGCACAACGAAGGGCTGCAGCAGTATCTGTAGTGAAAAAGGGATTTCCGGTTCCAGCTGCAAAGATGACGACCCTACCCTTCTCTAAATGCCTAACAGCCCTTCGACGTATATATGGTTCAGCAACTTCAGACATCCTAAATGCTGTCTGGACTCTTGTTGGAATGCCGATACTCTCCATGGTTGCTTGCAAATATATAGCATTCATAACAGTTGCCAACATCCTGATCCAATGTAATTTAAAGCTTAGTATTGTCcaataaaagttattgtatctTGAAAGATTGTAATTTTAATGTAGTCACTGTCACTGACATTCATCTTTCAAAGTGTTTCTGTCTAAAGAGAATATCTTACGTTCTTACAAGAACAAGGACTAATTCTCACATGAAATAGCATTGGCAAGCATGAAAATAAGACATTTTCAAAAATCGTAACATTAGAAAGTAATCGAGTTGTTTTAACATGTACGTGTTGAACATGATTACGTAATATttaataatcatcatcaaaaatccGTAATAAATTTAGCAGTAGTACATAGTTCATGGATGCGCTTATACTGTTTTGAgttttaattcttttaactATAAAATCAAATGAATATTTGGAAAATTAGGGGACCTAATAGATATTTTTTCTATATGAATGTCAAAAGTCTGATTATTACTCGTATACAGTAACATTGAGCAATCTCTTGAAATACCAATGACTGAGAAGGTCAAACTTCATCGATTGATGACAAATACCTATATCCCTTCTGCCTCAAAGGTCAAACAACTGGTCACAAGTTATAAGATGGTCaaaatatttaagtttaaaaCAAGTTAAGGTTGAGAAAGTCACTAATCAGAATCGAATTGGCCGGGTACCTTGGAGCAAGTACTCGGATTGGAATcttttgtataaaataataaattttccttcaaattcttcaaagttcaaacataTCAGTATTGGTTATTAGTACTctgaaaacaaaaatatttaatgttctttaacttttcaaaaaaagttATTGACCAATGTTGTAACAGATATTTACCCGTTGGCCTATAAATTAGGCCGATTTTAGCCTAATACCCGTGGCCAATGTCTGACTCCCAACTTCTTGACCGAGGAATCCGACTTTTACAAGAATAAGATGAGTTAGCCAGAACCTAATGGAGCCAAAGAGGAACATTAGTACTGTCACTTTAGTATGGAAAGGAGATTTGAATATAGAAAGGGAAGGAGAGAGTACTAAAACATGGAAAAGAGAGTTCCCATCATAGAACGTAAAGAACAGCCTATGCTAGATAGCATTATACAGCACGCAAACATTTTCTAGATGACCAAATCACCCTTGCTATAAACATGATAACTTCACCAAACTACTGGGTATAATGTGTAGGCTAGGTTAATAGGTATCAGTCTatcaagaaaaatgaaaagatgaaaTCGACGATAGGGAAGTTGGAAGATGCAAATAGACAAAGACTGattgaataaaaattaaaaagttgcaCCCGATGTAATCAGCAGATGAGCGATCAAGGCCACTACTTCCTGCCCATGATGCTCCACGGAAGATATTCCCCCCACCAACAACTATAGCCACCTGATACATTCATACTAAATCAATAAGCTACTACTGAAAGCATAATGCCAAAGAAATCTCATAATCTACACATTTTTTTCGGTGTTTGGTTTAGTTATTGGGACTGGTTAGTGGTTATCTTAATAATGATCATTTTTCATGCATGAATACACAGATTATGCTTCTGATTCACTATCACTATACATAAAGATATATCGGTGTCCGTTTCAAGAACAACAAGTACATAAAATGGGAGCCCTCTTAGTGTCTACAAAACAAACCCAATGACTACCCAAAAGATAGCATAGAGACAGAGACTGGAAATTTACCTCAATGCCTAGCCGGGACACATCAGCAACCTCTCTTGCAATAGCCATTGTAacctataataataaaaggCCGCATTATATGCTTAATAACAGTCAAAAATAGTGATACCTAGTTGAAATCAAACACCATCACGCTTCTTACCTTCGGGTCAATATTTTGTTCTCGGTCACCAGCAAGTGCTTCTCCGCTTACTTTAAGAAGCACTCTTTGCCACTTAACAGGACCTCTAGATTTCCCATTTTCATTcaaactaacaaaaaaaaaataataataataataataataataataataataataactatattttttCGAGAATAACAAATAAAGTTAGCCCCCATTTAAATGTAAtatcaaattttgttaaataagCTGAAATTGTTGATAACTCAGAACACAATTAACAAACCAATAAGCATATTTATGACATCAAAGCTGcgattttttgtttaaaaacgGAAAACTatctactcctactcctaaacTACCCGAAAGTGTTATTAACCTTAATAACAACAGTTTCCTTAAGAAAAATCACACAAGCATTAATCACTAGCAATATCCACCTCAATTCTCAAAACATTCAAGTCTCACAAAATGGGTACTAATAACTAAAAGGGAATAACCTATATGCTTCTAGTAGCATGTAGTTAAATGCTTCCCCTCTCACAatcttccccccccccccccccccctgtgaatcacatgtgtaaatacaaaatcatccCCCCTCACAAAATCATGTTTCTAGCAGCATACTTGTTATGCCCTAAAAACACAAGTCtttgataaatatttaatttttatcaagtgTGTACTAATTAAAACACAATTCAATTAGCAAGAACTAGCTGGGTATGaattaaaacacaattaaattaataaaaattgaatCTTTATTACTGGGTTCAAAGAAATAAGCAAAATAAAAGgtcacaaaacaaaaaaaacaaaaaaatgaggTGAAAAATACCTAAAAGGCAAGgaatcagaagaagaagaagctgaACAACTGATAGCCAATGAGCTAAATTTGGTGTTACAAAACCCataatttatatgataattatcattatatctatatttaatattattattagaatggtttttgtgtttaatAAAAGGTGAACCAGATAATGGTGAATATGATAAAGAGCGGCCAATTGATGGGGAGGAAGATACAGCCATTGttgtggtttgttcaaattgtTTGATGATCTTTTATCCTAAAAATTGTTTTTggatatttgtattttttttagataaggAAGGGTGGGTGGGgtacatacataaatacatatatttgaaacCAAGTGgtacttttctctctctctctctctgacTTTTCTCGGCTCTTGTGACCGTTGTTTCCTTGACCATTTGCTACCACCGGAAATCTCAATCGGCCGGCCATTGCCCCTAATTGTCCCTACCCGCTAGATAACATCCCTAACCTACAGTTTTCGGCCCCCACCGTTTGAAACCCAGTAACCCCGCAGCCACGGTAAACAACTACCGGCAGCCACCCGATACTATCCTCCACCGGCCACTGTGGACCCAGCTGAGAACCTCCAAAATAACACTGGGTTACATCTTCTCCCTATCACTTACTGCTTTTATTGCTTTCTTACCTCCCTTTTTACTGGATTCTTGGTTACATTTTTCATATCCTTATTCTTTtatgtatctatctatttatgtatttatttatttagtatcTACTTGTGATTGAACTCAATCTTAATCTCTGTTGATTTCTcaatttttcaagtttttacttatatatttttctttcggaTCTTCTTTTCAATTAGTTATTATTGCTATATATAAGTCGTATTTAAttcgtttatatataaatatattagttacatttttaaattataatttttttttaaattacaacCATATTGCAgcccctattttttttttactattatcaattttaatttaatattcatCTTGATTTAATATTAGCTATAtacaaatgatatataaattttgttttaatttggaGTACTACTATACTTATCTCCTTTGAGTTATCATATATTGTTGCTcctattattattgttagcTGTTTGTACTAtatttgcaatatatttatgatttAGTATTTTGTTTGTTACATTTATTTGTTGAGTTTTAGTTTAAGCTGTCTCTATCAAATATTTATGTGAGGTCATGTCCTTCTGATTTAGGGACGGGCAAGCATGGGGGGTTAATGCTAGAGTAAAGAGAACTTTTAGGCTTAGATTCGGGAGTTGGAATGTAGGCACCCTTAAAGGAAAGTTTTTAGAGCTAGGAGATGCCCTGTCTAGATGTAATGTAGACATTGCATTTCAAGAAACTAGGTGGACGGGGAAAAGTACTAGAGAGGAGAACGGATACAAGCTATGGTACTCTGGAGCGCCTAAGTCAATTAACGGAGTAGGGATCAGCATGACCGAACGACTTAAAGACTTCGTTGTGCACGTGGAAAGACACGGGGATAGGTTGATGTTGGTGAGATTGGTGATACAAGAGGAGACAATAAACGTGATCAGCGTGTATGCTCACAGTCTGGCATGGGTGCGGAAGAGAAGAAGAGTTTTTGGGACTCACTGAATGAGCTTGTGAGGAGTTGCCCTGTTGACCAACGACTAGTGTTTGGAGGAGACTTAAACGGGCATATAAGAGTAGAGTCAGACGGCTACGCGGGTGTACACGGGGGATTAGGGTTTGGAGTGAGGAACGATGAGGGTCGCACGGTATTGGAGTTTGCTACTGCACATGATCTGGTTATTGCAAACTCTTTTTTCCGAAAGAGGGACTCTCAGCTGATTACCTTTCAGAGTGGCCTAAATAAAACTCAAATCGACTACTTCTTGGTGCGTAAAGGCGACTTTAGGGCTTGCAAAGATTGCAAGGTACTCCCGAGAGAGGCGGGCTACTCCCAACATAGACTGTTGGTAATAGATTTGCTCCCGAGTAGAAGAGCAACGAAGACAGAAAAGGCTGTAACGCCAAGAATCCTCTAGAAAAACCTGATGGGTGAAGCAGCAGAGACGTTTAGGTCGACGACTAGTGCGAGGTTCACAAGGGAGATAAGAGACGGTTTGCATATGGAAGCTGACAAGTTGTGGACGATCTTGGCAGAGGCTATGAGGGAGACGGCAAAGGAGGTACTAGGGGTAACTAGAGGAACTGGACGACAACGAAGAGTGGGGAGGGAATCTTGGTGGATTAGCAAAGAGGTCCAGTCCAAGGTCGAGTCAAAACTTAGTTGCTTTAAAGATCTTGTCAAAAGCCGCCAGAACGGGACAAATGAAGACTGGTCTTTGGCTAGGCAGAGGTACTACGAAGCCAAGAGGACTGTTGCTATAGCAAAAGAAAGAGCGTACGAAGAACTGTACAAGAAACTAGATTCCAAAGAAGGCGAAAACGAaattgtaacaaccgccttagaaataatttaaataaatccatgatatgttctagtttcgaatatgtgctcacatgaaggtctattcactcttaaatcttaaattataagacgcgtctatggtctattgtgataagaatgttaggtttcaagacgtaagcgattgtattcaagaaattctagtccgaaaatgtttcatttagaccctacatttattagaatcattaattaagggaaaactataaaagggttagaaaacccctttttttttcattttttttttccacttcttcaccattttcttcccatctcacctctctctctctctaaaaacacacacatacattcaccatcttcacccacaaaaattcatcatttgattttgagttgttaaaccaagatttcttgcatttttagcttctttgtgataatcaaaacatatttctagtatcgattttcaggtaacaacaacaaattttgagattttcatcaaaataaaagtttacttttcaaagtgtatgttcttgatgatttggtccatttttggtgtaaaaatcgtgttaaaagttagtgggtttgggtctaaaagtgtttagtaaccttttcgtgatcaaatttgggtcgtaaacatgttttaatcttcaaaaccctcgtttttgttagaacagtcccaaattcgtcctaaaaacacttaaaacgaatttagtatcctagaaacgaatttaagtcttccaaaacgaagttaagcttcaaaacaaacttagcaaacgaacttaagctccaaacaaacttaagtcctcaaacgaatttaaggtctatcttcgttcagatacaccttacgaatttaaggtctatcttcgttcagatacaccttacgaatttaaggtctatcttcgttcagatacaccttacgaatttaaggtctatctttgttcagatacaccttacgaatttaaggtctatcttcgttcagatacaccttacgaatttaaggtctatcttcgttcagatacaccttacgaatttaaggtctatcttcgttcagatacaccttacgaaattaaagtctatcttcgttcagatacaccttacgaatttaaggtctatcttcgttcagatacaccatacgaatttaaggtctatcttcgttcagatacaccttacgagtttaaggtctatcttcgttcagatacaccttacgaatttaaagtctatcttcgttcagatacaccttacgaatttaaggtctatcttcgttcagatacaccttacgaatttaaagtctatcttcgttcagatacaccttacgaatttaaagtctattttcgttagttgtagaaatcagattttatacttagttgtaatccaagtctatcatgtacaaggaaaccctaattaaggtataatcaagacatattcgatcttgtttatcaaagtgcgagttcaaagacgttcattacgagtctagtgtatgaaaaacactgttgagtcaaacgtttaaagatctttagtgaaccaaatcatcagtacatcaaggacacttagtgaataaataatcacgagaactaatacatgtatccatctatgctcaatggtttgtgattaggttgacatcaagacatacttggattcgagtagatatattttactatatctgtgtttatactctgtgctcgcagaactacgttgtagcagatcactgtgagtcttcgtagcccctttttctttacttatttcggggtgaaaggaatactacttaagcttttatacatgccgtaactacttttactactctttggctatttgactacttgttacatattagccggtcctattgaggattgtgtgtgctctattgatacatattagccggtcctattgaggattgtgtgtgctctattgatactattagccggtcctattgaggattgtgtgtgctctattgatacatattagccggtcctattgaggattgtgtgtgctctattgatactattagccggtcctattgaggagtgtgtgtgctctattgatactattagtcggtcctattgaggattgtgtgtgctctattgatactattagccggtcctatcgaggattgtgtgtgctcgcttacttatgtgcaagttggtcactagccactacatactacttaatacttgagatctattggcggtataaaatgcttttatactacttgtttatactcaaacctacgaactcaccaacctttgtgttgactcttttaagtattcctttcaggtaatcaggctaatcgtggctaggagtggtagcatgggactattagcagagttcaggatttagggttggagtttgcatgcttgtactttgtgtttggtggcaatatgcccaatcgtatcccttGTGTGGGAACCTTtcatacttgatttgatcatctttgttgaacttgtgtgtgtaataactactactatgcttgtttggttatgaaattgactatttatgtttatcctaagcactcatttagtattcctatgtaacatccatgtgcgcgtgtgctttatcttacatcccgagttttccgccgctgtcggggtgttacagaaatcTTCAGAATCACTAAAGCAAGGGAGAAAAGACGTAGGGATTTAGGAGATGTCATTTATATCAAAGACGAAAGTGGACGGAGCATTGTGAAGGAGGGAGACATTAGGAAAAGATGGGAAGAGTACTTCGCCAACCTGTTTAATGGGAGAGGGTCGGGGAGAATTGAAGGAGGAGAAAACCTCACCGCCCACCCAAACACACGCTACGACGACGACGATGCTACAAGGATCAGCCAAGAGGAGGTAAAGGTCACCCTAAAGAAGATGGGGAGAAACAAAGCAGTAGGTCCAGACCAAATTCCGGTTGAGGCATGGAGATGCCTGGGGGACATGGGGATAAGCTTGTTGACAAGCCTCTTTAACAAGATTTGGACGAGTGCAAAAATGCCAGAAGAATGGAGACTTAGTGAGGTTATACCTATCTATAAGAACAAGGGAGACGTGCAGAGTTGTAGCAACTATAGGGGCATTAAACTCGTAAGTCATACCATGAAGCTCTAGGAGAGAGTGATCGAGACGAGGCTTAGAAGAGTTACGAAGGTGGCAGAGAACCAATTTGGTTTTATGCCAGGGAGGTCGACGATGGAGACTATCTATATCACCAGAAGCCTTATGGAAAAGTATAGGGAAAGATAAAAAGCGTTACACTGTGCCTTCCTAGATTTGGATAAGGCATACGATAGTGTACCACGAGAGCTGATCTGGAGGACGCTCTAAGCGAAAGGAGTTACTGGGAGATACATTAGTGTTATCAGGGATATGTATGATAGGGCGAGGACCGGTGTTC
The Erigeron canadensis isolate Cc75 chromosome 2, C_canadensis_v1, whole genome shotgun sequence DNA segment above includes these coding regions:
- the LOC122587496 gene encoding uridylate kinase-like — encoded protein: MAVSSSPSIGRSLSYSPLSGSPFIKHKNHSNNNIKYRYNDNYHINYGFCNTKFSSLAISCSASSSSDSLPFSLNENGKSRGPVKWQRVLLKVSGEALAGDREQNIDPKVTMAIAREVADVSRLGIEVAIVVGGGNIFRGASWAGSSGLDRSSADYIGMLATVMNAIYLQATMESIGIPTRVQTAFRMSEVAEPYIRRRAVRHLEKGRVVIFAAGTGNPFFTTDTAAALRCAEINAEVVLKATNVDGVYEEDPKNNPNANLLDSLTYQEVISKDLGVMDLTAITLCQENNIPVVVFNLDKPGNIAKAIKGERVGTLIGGGACVSATART